A region of the Neomicrococcus lactis genome:
CTTCGCGTTCATCAAGATGGCTCCGAATCCACGCGGTTTCGCGCCGAGTACTGACACTCAGCACCTGTTCAAGCGCCTCGGTTGGGCCGTCCAGCAACCGGCACTCTTAGCGCTCTACGCGCAGGGCTTCCTGCTCATGGGCGGCTTCGTGGCCACCTACAACTACCTCGCGTTCCGCCTCGAAGCGTCGCCGTTCTTCATCCCGGCATCGATCGCCTCGCTCATGTTCGTGGCCTACCTCGCGGGCACCTGGAGCTCACGAAAAGCCGGCAGCTACGTCCTCAAACTTGGACGCTTCAAAGTGCTGTTGCTGTCACTCGTCGTGACCCTGACCGGTCTCGCGATCACGCTGGTCGAATCCATCCCCTTCATCATCGGGGGACTGCTCATCTACACGGCGGGCTTCTTCGGTGCCCATGCGGTGGCCTCGGGCTGGATCCCGCGCATCGCCTCACAACATCGCGCTCAAGCCACGAGCCTCTATAACCTCTTCTACTACGTCGGCTCGAGCCTCTTCGGCTGGCTCATCGGCTACGCGTTCAGCGCCGTCGGTTGGCGCGGACTCGTGGCCAGCGTTGCCGCGCTCGTGGCACTGGCCGGGGCGATCGCCGTCGTACTCCTGAAAAATCAGCCTGGCTCTCAGCCGCCACCGCCGGAGTTACTGTCATGACGCACAACCGCGGCATTGGCCGCAAAATTCTGGCCCTCGCCCTCCCGGCGCTCGGCGCGCTCATCGCCGAGCCGCTCTTCCTCATGGCTGACACGGCGATTGTGGGGCACCTCGGCGTCTCCGAGCTGGCGGGCGCGGGCCTCGGCACCGCGGTAGTCCACACCACCGTGGGCCTCATGATCTTCCTCGCGTACTCCACCACCCCGGCCGTCGCGCGCCATTTCGGCGCAAAACGCCTCGCCGACGCGTACGCTTCCGGCCGCGATGGCGTCTGGCTAGCGCTCTTGCTCGGCGCAATTTTGGCGGTCCTCGGCTGGATTGCCGCGCCCTGGCTGGTTTCGCTCATGGGCGGGCACGACGACGTAGCTCACTTCGCGATCGACTACATCCGTTGGTCTATGCCCGGCTTACCGGCCATGTTGATGGTGCTCGCCGCGACGGGCGTGCTGCGCGGGCTGCAAGACACCAAGACGCCGCTATATGTGGCGACCGTGGGATTCGGCGTGAATATTCTGCTGAACCTGCTGTTTGTATATGGGCTCGGGCTGTCGGTGGCGGGCTCCGCGATGGGAACGTCCATCACGCAATGGGGCATGGCGGCCGTCTACTTGTGGATGCTGGTGCCGCGCGCGCTCAGTCACGGTGTTCCGCTCGCGCCCACGTGGCACGGGGTATTGGGCATGGCTCATGTGGGCGGTTGGCTCATGCTGCGCACGCTCTCGCTGCGTGTGGGAATCCTCGCGACCGTTTTTGTGGCCACCGTTCACGGCGCCGCGACTCTCGCCGCACACCAAGTGATTTTCACGCTGTTCACGTTCATGGCGTTTGCGCTCGATGCCTTGGCGATCGCCGCCCAAGCGCTGATTGGCAAGGAACTCGGGGCTGGCGACGTGGCGGAAGTGCGGTCGCTGACCCGCGTCATGACGCGGTGGGGTGTCTACTTCGGTGTCTTCACGGGCGTTGTCTTGGCCATCGCCGCGCCTTTTGTGGGCGGACTCTTCAGCGGTGATCCGGCCGTGCAGTCCCTTGTGACGTTGGGCGTGTGGGTGCTTGCTGCGAGTCAGCCGCTGTGTGGCGTGGTGTTTGTGCTGGACGGCGTGCTGATTGGCGCCGGAGATGCGCGGTATTTGGCCTTGGCTGGTCTCATTGCTTTGGCTGTCTATGCGCCGTTGCTGTGGCTCGCATCTTTCGCGACCGCTGGAGCCCAAGCAATCGTGGCCATTTGGCTCGCGTTCGCCTTGGGATACATGGCCGCGCGCGCAGCTACTCTATGGTTCCGGGCGCGCACTGACTCCTGGATGAAGATCTAGAGCTTGGTCTCGATCAGAGGTTCAGGCCGCTGACCATGGATCGCATGGCCAAGTCGAAGAGGCGAGTCTTACTCTCAAGTGGCTCATTGCGGAGCGCGCCGGTGGAGCACAGCGTCGACATTCCATCCACCGTGGCCCAGAGGACCAGGGTGGCGTCCGTCAGTCCGTCGTCGGGGATGTTCGTCTGGGCGATGATCTTCAGGATGAACGTAAACGGATAGCGATCCGAGGGGAGTGCCTCTTCCACGGCGTTCAATTCCGCGTTGACCTTGGGGCGCATTTCAGCGGAAAGATGGGGAAGTTCTTCGACCGTCTCCATCAGTGCCGCATACAGGCCGTCCGAATTGGTGGCGAAGTAGAAGAATCCATGTGCGGCTGCGCAAAGCTTCTCGAGTGGCGGGGCATCGGCCGGAAGTGCTTCAACTTCGGCGGACATCGCGTGGGTCATCTGAAGCAGGATCTCGGCTTTGACCGCGGCCGCGAGCCCCTCTTGGCCATCGAAGTGCCGATATGCCGCCGAAGGGGAGACTCCAATTCGCCGCGCCGCTTCGCGCAGTTTGATGGCGGAGGCGCCGCCTTCATGGGCAAGTTCGACGCCAATCCGAACCAGTTCTTCGCGAAGATTCCCATGGTGGTAGGGCTTCGTGTTGACAGGTTTCATGACACTAGCCTACGGTTAATGAATGTAAACAGTGTTTACATATGGATTGCACGCACTTTAGATATGAATCTAACCAGTGCTCTCCGGACGCTGAACGGCGTTTCGGGGGCAGCGCGGAGCAATTCATAAGCACTGTATGTACTGGAATGTCGCGACGAGCGCGGTGGTTCCACGGCGGCATGAAAGCCGACGACCCAGAGTCGGGGTTGGATCGTAGGCGCTGATCGTGGGGTTACTTGCGTTCGTTTGCGGCGTTAAAGCGTACTTCTCTTCACGCCTACACTTGATAGGTGACTTCATCCAATTCATCCGCCGCCACGTCGCGCCCCAAAGTAGATCCGGAACTCGCGGCAAGCCTCTGGAAACCACTCTTGTTGCGCGGCGCTGTAGCGCTGATTTTTGGATTGATCACGGTCTTTTGGACGACGCCGCAGCTCGCCGTCGCCTCTTACCTGCTGTGCGCTGTGATGGTGGTGAGCGGTAAGGCACTCTTCGACTTCGGTTCCGTTGACGGTGCACCCGAGGGGATGCGTCAGGCGCTGGGAATTGGTGCGTTGTTGTCGATTCTCACGGGCTTGAGCGTTGCTCTTTTACAGTCCACTTTCACTTTCGCCTGGATGGGCGGCGCGGGACTGTTTCTCGTGGGACTATGTGAGTTGTGGGGCTGGGTGAAGGCGCGCAAAACCTTCATCCCTGCACGTGAGCTGCTGATTCCAGGTCTGGTTACTGCCGGCACTGGCTTGGTCCTGATGGTCGGGAACCAACTGGACCTGCACGGCCTTTTGGGCGTTGCTGGTGGCGGACACATCATCGTGGCCGTCTTCATGATCATCGCCGGAATCTCCTACCGTTTCGACGCGAAGTAGAATATACGTATCCCACTGGTTTCAGGAGGCCTTTTTTCGTGAGCACGCAAGCCGGAGAACCCGGACAGAACAACAACAAGCGCAATTGGAAGCAGACCGTTAAGGTGCCGCTGTTGTTTTCGCTGATCTTGGGCCTCATTGCGGGCGTGGTTTCCACCATCGCTTCCACTGGCGGCTCAGAGAACCCACTTCGCCTGGACATTGGCCTGACGATGTTTGGAATCGCCTTCGTTGGATCGCTCTTGTTGATCTCGTTGATGATCATGGCCGCAAAGGAAAACCCAGAAGACTTGGGTCAGGGCTCTGGCGTTAACCGCGTCTCTGCGCGTCCGCCAAAGCGCAAGCAGACCGGGCACTAGGCTCCATTTAGCTGGGCGCCAAGCCTCAGCAGTGCAACCGCTGAGGCCTTGCAGCCACTCAGGCTGACCGCGCAGCGCGGCCAGCCTATTGGTAATTACACTTCTGGATCGATGACTTCCGTGTCATCGCGTGCGCCCCATTCGCGCAAGAACTCTTCTTGAGTCAAGTTCTCGAGGTCGTTGCGGATGAGTGCCACGAGGCTTTCTGCCTCGTCCACGCCGCCCGCGGTAATGCGCAGGATTTCTTTGTCGTCACTAATTCGGCGTACGACGGCGGTGGCTCCAGCAGCTTCAGATCCGTCGCCTCCCAGGGCTGCATCAAAAATACCGATCACCCAGCGGCCGGCTTTGCGCCACACGCCATCGGTGGCTTCCTCGAGCTCGACGTCGTAGTCATCTGACGCGTGGTGTTCTTCAATGTTGGGGACTTCGGCACTCATGGTGTCCTCCCTGATAGTCCTAAAAGCTCGAGGCGGCATTGCCTCGTTCATACATAACTAGCTTATGGCCTGACGGGCCCGATATGCGCGGACGTTTTCACGATTTCCACAATTCCCAGAATCACAGAACTTCTTGGACCGGTTACGTGAAAGATCAAGCAAGACATCGTGGCAATCCGTTGCTGCGCAGGACTTCAAGCGATCCCATTCGTCGGAGCGCACTACGTCCACGAGGGCCATGGCCGCTTCCGTGCCCAGACGATCCGACAGAGATGCATCCGGGGTGGTGGCGTGAATGTGGTAATCCCATTCGTCGTGCTTCACGAGCTGTGGGAGGGCCCGCGCAGACCGCAGGATGGCATTGATCTCGGGGACGGCGTCGTCGTCCTTTAGGTGCCAAATCTCCGTGAGGCGGCTGCGCAACTGGCGCACATCGCGAAGCTCCGATTGCGTGCCCGAGACGTAGCCCGTGAATTTCTCGCGTTTGAGGAATTCGGCGAGGTCTGCGGGCGTGAGGAGGCCGTCGATCGCGGAGGTGCCGGAATTGATGAGATTCACGAGTGACGTGAGGCTCGTGACAGTGTCTGGTGCGAATAACGGCATGCGGTTCCTCCGGTGATATCCTTACCGCAGATTATGTCATGAGTCTAAAAAATTTTGGTCATGACACGCTACGAGATTACAGGCATTTGAGGATATGAAACCGCTCACAGGAATTGGCGTCGCATTGGTGTCGGCCATCATTTTTGGTACCTCCGGCTCCTTCGCGAAGTCGCTTTTGGAGGCTGGCTGGAGCACGGGCGCCGCAGTGACGTGGCGCATGGCTGGCGCTGGATTGGTGCTGTTGATTCCGGCGATCGTGGCGCTTCACGGGCGCTGGCGCATCTTGCTGGCGAACTGGCGACCCATTCTCCTTTTCGGAGCTTTCGGCGTCGCGACGTGCCAGCTCGCGTACTTCCGCGCCGTGGAGCGGTTGAGTGTTGGCGTAGCGCTCATGCTCGAGTACCTGGCTCCCGTGATGATCGTGCTGATCTTGTGGATTCAGTACCGCAAGGCACCTCGCGCCATGACGATCATCGGCACTATCCTGGCCTTCGGCGGACTCGTGCTGGTGTTGAACCTCGGCGCATCCGAGCGCGTTGATTTTATTGGCGTGCTGTGGGGACTCGTGGCGGCCGTTGGTCTAGTGGTCTACTTCTTCGTCACTGCGAAAGAGAATGACAGGCTACCGCCGATCGTCCTCGCGACCGCCGGCCTGTTTGTGGGCGCTGCGATCATGGCTGTCGCCGGACTCTTCGGCATCATCCCCATGAAGACGTCCTTCGTGGACATCACCCTCGCGGGCGCCGTGGTTCCGTGGTGGGTTGGCTTGCTGGGATTGATCCTGATTTCGACGGCGTTCGCTTACGTCACCGGGATCATGGCCTCGCGCGCTTTGGGTTCGAAGGTTGCTTCCTTCGTCTCGCTCTTCGAGGTCGTGGCGGCCGTGCTGTGGGCCTGGCTGTTCCTTGGCGAACTGCCGTTGCCGATCCAACTTCTGGGTGGATTGCTCATCTTCGCCGGCGTGGTGCTGGTCCGTTGGGACGAACTTCGCACCGTGCCAGTTGATGACCACGTGCTACCGAGCGACTATCCAATTCCCGGCGTGCCCGCCGAGACGGGCGCCATCGAGATAGTGCGCGCGGCTGAGCAGTAAGTCGCTCGGGAGGTTTTGCGTCTAAGTAATTCAAGTGTGGCCCACATTGAGGGCCGTGGTTGAACTACTCAAGCAGAAAATCGTTGACCAGGCAGGTAACTTTTTCTGGCTGGTGATCCAGAATGAAATGCCCTGCAGAGTCCACGAATTCGAGTCGGCCGTTGCGAAGGTAGTCGTCGTAATCGGTGATCACGCTTGGCGGCATGACATCGTCCTGCTTGCCCATCACAAAGAGAGATCTTGTGGTGAGTGGGCTCTCCCGGTAAGCGCCCTTCGTGATTCCCATGCCCTCGGGGATGATGAAATTCCGGTAGAGAAGCACTGCCGCTTTCGCCCTGTCTGGTTCGCGCAATGGGGCGATATACCGTTCGACCTCCTCTGCCGTAAATGCGGAGCTTTCGAGCGGGCTCATGTTCAACAAGTACCAAGCTAGCGGTTGATTGCCCGACTGCAGCAGGTATGGGGTGAGAACGAGAATCGGCATTAGGAATTCAAACCAGCCGTGCTTGATCATCGGCGGGAACATCTTGATGGTGGATTTGATGCCGAGCGGCGGAATTGCCAGCGAGACAAATTTATTGATTCTGTCCGGGTAGTCCAGACAAAGCTACTGACGCAGCAGTGCCGAGAAGTCGTGCCCCACATAGCTGGACTTA
Encoded here:
- a CDS encoding MFS transporter encodes the protein MTGAAPTPFEGHRHGSKEYKNLILALFAAGVATFSQLYSIQGVLPELARDLKIQDSQAALAVSAATLGLAVSVIPWSGVADRIGRLTTMTYSIVGAVIFGFAVPWSPTFESLLILRLGEGLVLGGIPAVALVYLSEEVTRTHAAIAAATYVSGTTIGGLAGRLVAGPLSEFINWRIGTFVVSCMAALAAFAFIKMAPNPRGFAPSTDTQHLFKRLGWAVQQPALLALYAQGFLLMGGFVATYNYLAFRLEASPFFIPASIASLMFVAYLAGTWSSRKAGSYVLKLGRFKVLLLSLVVTLTGLAITLVESIPFIIGGLLIYTAGFFGAHAVASGWIPRIASQHRAQATSLYNLFYYVGSSLFGWLIGYAFSAVGWRGLVASVAALVALAGAIAVVLLKNQPGSQPPPPELLS
- a CDS encoding MATE family efflux transporter, which translates into the protein MTHNRGIGRKILALALPALGALIAEPLFLMADTAIVGHLGVSELAGAGLGTAVVHTTVGLMIFLAYSTTPAVARHFGAKRLADAYASGRDGVWLALLLGAILAVLGWIAAPWLVSLMGGHDDVAHFAIDYIRWSMPGLPAMLMVLAATGVLRGLQDTKTPLYVATVGFGVNILLNLLFVYGLGLSVAGSAMGTSITQWGMAAVYLWMLVPRALSHGVPLAPTWHGVLGMAHVGGWLMLRTLSLRVGILATVFVATVHGAATLAAHQVIFTLFTFMAFALDALAIAAQALIGKELGAGDVAEVRSLTRVMTRWGVYFGVFTGVVLAIAAPFVGGLFSGDPAVQSLVTLGVWVLAASQPLCGVVFVLDGVLIGAGDARYLALAGLIALAVYAPLLWLASFATAGAQAIVAIWLAFALGYMAARAATLWFRARTDSWMKI
- a CDS encoding TetR/AcrR family transcriptional regulator produces the protein MKPVNTKPYHHGNLREELVRIGVELAHEGGASAIKLREAARRIGVSPSAAYRHFDGQEGLAAAVKAEILLQMTHAMSAEVEALPADAPPLEKLCAAAHGFFYFATNSDGLYAALMETVEELPHLSAEMRPKVNAELNAVEEALPSDRYPFTFILKIIAQTNIPDDGLTDATLVLWATVDGMSTLCSTGALRNEPLESKTRLFDLAMRSMVSGLNL
- a CDS encoding CGNR zinc finger domain-containing protein, yielding MPLFAPDTVTSLTSLVNLINSGTSAIDGLLTPADLAEFLKREKFTGYVSGTQSELRDVRQLRSRLTEIWHLKDDDAVPEINAILRSARALPQLVKHDEWDYHIHATTPDASLSDRLGTEAAMALVDVVRSDEWDRLKSCAATDCHDVLLDLSRNRSKKFCDSGNCGNRENVRAYRARQAIS
- a CDS encoding EamA family transporter — protein: MKPLTGIGVALVSAIIFGTSGSFAKSLLEAGWSTGAAVTWRMAGAGLVLLIPAIVALHGRWRILLANWRPILLFGAFGVATCQLAYFRAVERLSVGVALMLEYLAPVMIVLILWIQYRKAPRAMTIIGTILAFGGLVLVLNLGASERVDFIGVLWGLVAAVGLVVYFFVTAKENDRLPPIVLATAGLFVGAAIMAVAGLFGIIPMKTSFVDITLAGAVVPWWVGLLGLILISTAFAYVTGIMASRALGSKVASFVSLFEVVAAVLWAWLFLGELPLPIQLLGGLLIFAGVVLVRWDELRTVPVDDHVLPSDYPIPGVPAETGAIEIVRAAEQ
- a CDS encoding alpha/beta fold hydrolase, with product MPILVLTPYLLQSGNQPLAWYLLNMSPLESSAFTAEEVERYIAPLREPDRAKAAVLLYRNFIIPEGMGITKGAYRESPLTTRSLFVMGKQDDVMPPSVITDYDDYLRNGRLEFVDSAGHFILDHQPEKVTCLVNDFLLE